A DNA window from Calliphora vicina chromosome 1, idCalVici1.1, whole genome shotgun sequence contains the following coding sequences:
- the Uxt gene encoding protein UXT homolog, with amino-acid sequence MARFSTENVEVFINDFLKEDLKHLEHYINNYNEEIMEFVQLKSTIEAMRDNLEDGYKTQMNIGGNIFMEAKVSDLNTMLVDIGKGVYIQFTLEEALKFADFKVKILNKECDVLREESIKKKTEIKLALMYMAEREQLLEQEKD; translated from the coding sequence ATGGCCCGCTTTAGCACCGAAAACGTTGAAGTTTTCATCAACGACTTCCTCAAAGAAGATCTCAAACATTTGGAGCACTACATCAACAACTACAATGAGGAAATCATGGAATTTGTACAACTGAAAAGCACCATAGAAGCCATGCGTGATAATTTGGAAGATGGCTATAAAACTCAAATGAATATTGGCGGCAATATTTTCATGGAGGCAAAAGTTTCCGATTTAAACACAATGTTAGTGGACATAGGCAAAGGTGTCTATATACAATTTACTTTGGAGGAGGCTTTAaaatttgctgattttaaagtaaaaatacttaataaGGAATGTGATGTGTTGAGGGAGGAGAGTATTAAGAAGAAAACGGAGATTAAATTGGCTTTAATGTATATGGCTGAAAGAGAGCAGTTGTTGGAGCAGGAAAAGGATTAG